The Caulifigura coniformis genome includes a region encoding these proteins:
- a CDS encoding PilZ domain-containing protein, translated as MTGVTMAIAVTVQNEGTSDAAGSKLPGTDGTKAPRGAERRRERRFPYQTVVTLVRVQTGTDFELRKCWTRDLSPGGARIMSREPIEGSRLLLKFLLPRLGSKFIEAQICSRTTERHTDIRNRSTEMFLYGVRFTSVLSEEDACDQILETGV; from the coding sequence ATGACCGGAGTGACCATGGCGATCGCCGTGACTGTACAGAACGAAGGAACGTCGGACGCGGCAGGATCGAAATTACCGGGAACCGACGGGACGAAGGCGCCCAGGGGCGCGGAGCGGCGTCGCGAGCGCAGGTTTCCCTACCAGACCGTCGTAACGCTTGTTCGTGTCCAGACGGGCACGGACTTTGAACTGCGGAAATGCTGGACGCGAGACCTCTCGCCCGGCGGCGCGAGGATCATGTCGCGCGAGCCGATCGAGGGCTCACGCCTGCTGCTGAAGTTCCTGCTCCCCAGGCTGGGAAGCAAGTTTATCGAGGCGCAGATCTGCAGCCGGACGACGGAGCGTCACACCGACATCCGCAATCGCTCGACAGAGATGTTTCTTTACGGCGTGCGGTTCACAAGCGTCCTCTCGGAAGAGGACGCCTGCGACCAGATTCTCGAGACCGGCGTCTGA
- a CDS encoding alpha/beta hydrolase family protein: MRFAWFVIAVLAGRIAGGEETQRFMAIDTLAPKPAASDDVQACLDGLCWKPQSFEVNCEPAASEDANHQAVLRFPSPINSGNAVNDRVAVLWYQAPKDDAPGLKPAIVVVHESGSSMPIGKLFARLFAGQGVHAFLVQLPNYGLRRTGNRKPTGDQFLLAMRQGIADVRRTRDAVAALPGIDPARISLQGTSLGGFVASTTAGLDSGFDQVFIMVAGGDLYSMLQSGEREAAELRRRLEEAGFTGEKLRDLMWQVEPTRLAGRMNPDRLWLYSAEHDRVVPIASALALKKAAGLADDHHIRLPGDHVTTVVYVPVILDHVIKRIREEKP; encoded by the coding sequence ATGCGCTTCGCCTGGTTCGTCATTGCTGTGCTGGCCGGCCGGATTGCCGGCGGCGAAGAGACGCAACGCTTCATGGCGATCGACACGCTCGCCCCGAAGCCGGCAGCGAGTGACGACGTGCAGGCCTGCCTTGACGGACTCTGCTGGAAACCGCAGTCCTTTGAAGTGAACTGTGAACCGGCGGCATCTGAAGACGCCAATCATCAGGCCGTCCTGCGATTTCCGTCTCCGATCAACTCGGGCAACGCAGTCAATGACCGTGTCGCCGTGCTGTGGTACCAGGCGCCGAAGGATGATGCGCCGGGACTTAAACCAGCGATCGTGGTGGTCCACGAGTCGGGCTCTTCGATGCCGATTGGAAAACTCTTTGCCCGGCTGTTCGCCGGCCAGGGCGTGCATGCATTCCTTGTGCAGCTTCCCAACTACGGCCTCCGCCGAACGGGGAACCGGAAACCGACCGGCGACCAGTTCCTCCTCGCGATGCGACAGGGAATTGCCGATGTGCGCCGCACCCGGGACGCCGTCGCCGCACTGCCGGGGATCGACCCGGCCCGCATCTCGCTCCAGGGGACCAGCCTCGGAGGGTTTGTCGCGTCCACCACGGCCGGCCTCGACAGCGGTTTCGATCAGGTCTTCATCATGGTGGCAGGCGGCGACCTGTATTCGATGCTGCAGAGCGGAGAGCGTGAGGCGGCCGAACTCAGGCGGCGACTCGAGGAGGCCGGGTTCACCGGCGAGAAGTTGCGGGACCTTATGTGGCAGGTCGAGCCGACACGACTGGCGGGGCGAATGAATCCCGACAGGCTGTGGCTGTATTCGGCCGAGCACGACCGCGTGGTTCCCATCGCCAGCGCCCTGGCCTTGAAGAAGGCCGCCGGCCTCGCGGATGACCACCACATCCGCCTCCCGGGCGATCACGTCACCACGGTTGTCTATGTCCCTGTCATCCTGGACCACGTCATCAAGCGGATCCGGGAAGAGAAGCCGTAA
- a CDS encoding 3-hydroxyacyl-ACP dehydratase FabZ family protein has product MRFSLIDRISSLEAGRKITTVKLLSLAEEYLQDHFPGFPVMPGVLMVEALVQSSAWLMRHTENFEYSTVLLREAKAVKFNNFLRPGQTLEIESVIQSQNGHQYTFKANGSVDGVSTVSARLILEQFNQKTENPALASSDARGVESLRKEFAVLWKGS; this is encoded by the coding sequence GTGCGATTCTCGCTGATCGACCGCATCTCGTCCCTCGAAGCCGGTCGCAAGATCACGACGGTCAAGTTGCTCTCTCTCGCCGAGGAGTATCTTCAGGACCATTTTCCCGGATTCCCTGTGATGCCGGGCGTGCTGATGGTCGAAGCACTCGTGCAGTCGTCCGCCTGGTTGATGCGTCACACGGAAAACTTCGAGTACAGCACCGTGCTGCTGCGCGAAGCCAAGGCCGTGAAGTTCAACAATTTCCTGCGTCCGGGGCAGACCCTCGAGATTGAGTCGGTCATCCAAAGCCAGAACGGCCACCAGTACACGTTCAAAGCCAACGGCAGCGTGGACGGCGTGTCGACGGTCAGCGCGCGGCTGATCCTGGAACAGTTCAACCAGAAGACGGAGAATCCCGCACTGGCCTCCTCGGATGCCAGGGGGGTGGAGTCTCTCCGCAAGGAATTCGCAGTCCTCTGGAAGGGCAGCTGA
- a CDS encoding NADH:flavin oxidoreductase/NADH oxidase, translating into MSKLFTPARAGTLELRNRIIIAPMCQYSADEGRATDWHLIHLGQLALSGAALLTIEATAVLPEGRISPDDLGLWSDDTESALGRVLESVRRYSDMPIAIQLAHAGRKASCRVPWEGGKQLRPDEPRGWQTVGPSALAFSEGEHPPAALDTEGLRRIREAFAQAARRAARLGLDAVQIHAAHGYLLHEFLSPLSNQRDDVYGGSLENRMRFPLEVFEEVRAAFPADRPVSVRVSGTDWANGGWDVEQTIAFANALRERGCSAIHVSSGGLTPAQKIPVAPGYQVPLARAVKEGSGLPTIAVGLITSYDHAEAIIANGDADFVAIARTILYDPRWPWHAAAHLGARVKAAKQYLRSQPSRFRDLLEG; encoded by the coding sequence ATGAGCAAACTGTTCACTCCCGCCCGGGCCGGAACGCTCGAGCTGCGGAACCGGATCATCATCGCCCCGATGTGCCAGTACTCGGCCGACGAAGGGCGAGCGACGGACTGGCACCTCATCCATCTCGGGCAACTCGCACTCTCCGGCGCGGCGCTGCTGACCATTGAGGCGACGGCCGTATTGCCGGAAGGACGAATCAGCCCGGATGACCTGGGATTGTGGTCGGATGACACCGAGTCGGCACTTGGGCGCGTGCTCGAATCAGTGCGCCGGTATTCCGACATGCCGATCGCGATCCAGCTCGCCCACGCGGGGCGGAAGGCTTCCTGCCGGGTGCCCTGGGAAGGAGGAAAGCAGCTCCGTCCGGATGAGCCCCGCGGCTGGCAGACGGTCGGGCCCTCTGCACTCGCTTTTTCGGAAGGCGAACATCCTCCCGCGGCGCTCGACACGGAAGGTTTGCGGCGAATCCGGGAGGCATTCGCCCAGGCGGCCCGCCGTGCGGCACGGCTTGGACTCGACGCCGTCCAAATCCATGCGGCCCATGGTTATCTGCTCCACGAATTCCTCTCGCCCCTCAGCAACCAGCGCGACGACGTCTATGGCGGGAGCCTCGAAAACCGGATGCGGTTCCCGCTGGAAGTCTTCGAGGAAGTGCGAGCGGCTTTCCCCGCGGACCGGCCAGTGAGTGTCCGGGTGTCCGGAACGGACTGGGCCAACGGCGGGTGGGATGTCGAACAGACAATCGCGTTTGCCAATGCACTTCGTGAGCGAGGCTGCAGCGCGATTCACGTTTCGAGCGGCGGCCTGACCCCGGCGCAGAAGATACCTGTCGCACCGGGCTACCAGGTTCCGCTGGCGCGGGCCGTCAAGGAAGGAAGCGGTCTGCCGACGATCGCAGTGGGACTGATCACGAGTTACGACCACGCGGAAGCGATCATCGCCAACGGCGATGCCGATTTCGTCGCGATCGCACGGACGATTCTGTACGACCCGCGCTGGCCCTGGCATGCGGCCGCGCACCTCGGCGCCCGCGTCAAGGCCGCGAAACAGTATCTGCGGTCGCAGCCAAGTCGCTTTCGTGACCTTCTGGAAGGTTGA
- a CDS encoding citrate synthase yields the protein MADSLTITDNRTGKSYDLPITDGTIKANDLKQIKAGPDDLGLASYDPGFLNTAATRSAITYIDGDKGILEYRGYPIEQLAEKSTYLETAWLLLNGELPTEQQLVDWENDIETHTIVHENLKRLMEGFRYDAHPMGMLISSVAALSTFYPEAKQIRDPAIRLRQIHRLIAKVPTLAAFCYRHSLGLPYNYPRNELGYTENFLAMLFRMTESRFDPDPVLARALDILFILHADHEQNCSTAAMRAIGSSDVDPYSAYAGAAAALYGPLHGGANEAVLRMLESIGDVKNVPGFIERVKNREVLLMGFGHRVYKNYDPRATIIKRTADQVFEVTGRNPLLEIALELEKIALNDEYFVKRKLYPNVDFYSGLIYQSMGLPVSMFPVMFAIPRTAGWLAQWQEMLEDPEQKIARPKQIFTGHARRDYPAERK from the coding sequence ATGGCTGATTCATTGACGATTACCGATAACCGAACCGGCAAGTCCTACGACTTGCCGATCACGGACGGAACCATCAAGGCGAATGACCTGAAGCAGATCAAGGCCGGGCCCGACGATCTGGGGCTCGCTTCGTACGACCCGGGCTTCCTCAACACCGCCGCCACCCGCAGCGCCATCACCTACATCGATGGCGACAAGGGCATCCTCGAATACCGCGGCTACCCGATCGAACAGCTGGCCGAGAAGAGCACCTATCTCGAGACCGCGTGGCTGCTCCTTAATGGAGAACTCCCCACCGAGCAGCAGCTCGTCGATTGGGAGAACGACATCGAGACCCACACCATCGTCCATGAGAACCTCAAGCGTCTCATGGAGGGGTTCCGATACGACGCTCATCCCATGGGCATGCTGATCTCCAGCGTGGCGGCGCTGTCGACTTTCTACCCGGAAGCCAAGCAGATCCGCGACCCCGCGATCCGGCTGCGGCAGATTCACCGGCTGATTGCGAAGGTGCCGACGCTTGCCGCCTTCTGTTACCGGCACAGCCTCGGGCTGCCGTACAACTATCCGCGGAACGAACTCGGCTACACCGAGAACTTCCTGGCGATGCTCTTCCGGATGACCGAGAGCCGGTTCGATCCCGATCCGGTCCTCGCCCGGGCCCTCGATATCCTGTTCATCCTCCACGCCGATCACGAGCAGAACTGCAGCACCGCGGCCATGCGGGCGATTGGCTCGTCCGACGTCGATCCTTACAGCGCGTATGCCGGAGCGGCAGCCGCGCTGTATGGTCCGCTGCACGGCGGAGCGAATGAAGCGGTCCTGCGGATGCTGGAATCGATCGGCGACGTCAAGAACGTGCCGGGCTTTATCGAGCGCGTGAAGAATCGCGAAGTCCTGCTGATGGGCTTCGGGCACCGCGTCTACAAGAACTACGACCCCCGCGCGACGATCATCAAGCGGACGGCCGACCAGGTCTTCGAAGTCACGGGCCGCAATCCCCTTCTCGAGATCGCTCTCGAGCTGGAGAAGATCGCGCTCAACGACGAATACTTCGTCAAACGCAAGCTCTATCCGAACGTCGACTTCTACTCCGGCCTGATCTACCAGTCGATGGGCCTGCCGGTCTCCATGTTCCCTGTCATGTTCGCGATCCCGCGGACGGCTGGGTGGCTTGCCCAGTGGCAGGAGATGCTGGAAGACCCCGAGCAGAAGATCGCCCGGCCCAAGCAGATCTTCACCGGCCATGCGCGGCGCGATTATCCCGCAGAGCGGAAGTAG
- a CDS encoding thioredoxin-like domain-containing protein: MALVLPNPPVHSRRYRGRAGRALVVALVVLCVTGSAILPGFMKAQDAPQNPLPGRFPAPSLDGGVEWLNTSGPIDLKDLRGKIVLLDFWTYCCINCIHVLPDLKYLEKKYDKQLVVIGVHAAKFSNEKETENIRRAILRYEIEHPVINDANMVIARKYQFSSWPTLVLIDPEGNFVGQQPGEGHREIFDEVIGKMVAFHRAKGTLDETPVKFALERHQAPITPLRFPGKLLADAANDRLYVSDSNHNRIVISTLQGDLVDVIGTGAIGKNDGDYAVATFDHPQGMTLVGDTLYVADTENHMIRAVDVKRRTVSTFSGTGEQARLRSKGGALTKTALNSPWALTHLDGVLYVAMAGPHQLWSHKLGTNRIEVFAGSGREDILDGTRDDAALAQPSGITTDGQSLFFVDSEGSAVRKVSRGSSGRVVTIVGPHDFPQGRSLFEFGDIDGAADDVRLQHPLGVVFHEGALFVADTYNHKIKRVDPKTRDCETWLGAGKRGQGLDPVELSEPADMLIVGDRMIVADTNNHRLLSVDMKSRHAEEFIIKGLAAPPPPKIESDADEASGKPVTDLAETTVKSSGPLEVEATFTLPEGFKLNTLAPQTVRLSSPAGQGLVAAEHLDSKLEAMIDGNAVRWTIPISGSGQATFELTLSYSYCRDGTGGVCKFGTARWRLPVRATAEAPASKVSLKVDPSAN, from the coding sequence ATGGCACTCGTTCTCCCGAATCCACCGGTCCACTCACGTCGATATCGCGGTCGGGCCGGCCGCGCTCTGGTGGTCGCTCTCGTCGTGCTCTGCGTCACTGGTTCGGCGATCCTTCCCGGATTCATGAAGGCGCAGGACGCTCCGCAGAATCCACTGCCAGGGCGATTCCCCGCACCGAGCCTCGATGGCGGGGTGGAGTGGCTGAACACGTCGGGCCCGATCGACCTGAAAGACCTGCGCGGCAAGATTGTCCTGCTCGATTTCTGGACCTATTGCTGCATCAACTGCATTCACGTTCTGCCCGACCTCAAGTACCTCGAGAAGAAGTACGACAAGCAGCTCGTGGTGATCGGAGTGCACGCCGCGAAGTTCTCGAACGAGAAGGAAACCGAGAACATCCGCCGCGCAATCCTGCGGTATGAGATCGAGCACCCGGTCATCAACGACGCCAACATGGTGATCGCCCGGAAGTACCAGTTCAGCAGTTGGCCCACGCTGGTGCTCATCGATCCCGAGGGGAACTTCGTCGGCCAGCAGCCGGGCGAGGGGCATCGCGAGATCTTCGACGAAGTGATCGGGAAAATGGTCGCGTTCCACAGGGCCAAGGGGACGCTCGATGAAACGCCGGTGAAGTTTGCTCTCGAGCGGCACCAGGCGCCGATTACGCCTCTCAGGTTTCCGGGAAAGCTCCTGGCCGATGCCGCCAACGACAGGCTGTACGTCTCCGACAGCAACCACAACCGCATCGTCATCAGTACGCTGCAGGGCGACCTGGTCGATGTGATCGGGACGGGAGCGATCGGCAAGAACGACGGCGACTACGCAGTGGCGACGTTCGATCATCCCCAGGGGATGACCCTGGTTGGCGACACGCTCTATGTCGCCGACACCGAGAACCACATGATCCGCGCGGTCGATGTCAAACGGCGCACGGTGTCGACGTTTTCAGGAACCGGTGAACAAGCGCGGCTGCGCAGCAAAGGGGGAGCGCTGACGAAGACGGCCCTGAACAGCCCGTGGGCGCTCACGCATCTCGATGGCGTCCTGTATGTCGCCATGGCCGGTCCGCATCAGTTGTGGTCCCACAAGCTCGGCACGAACCGGATCGAGGTATTTGCCGGCTCGGGCCGGGAGGACATCCTCGACGGCACGCGTGACGATGCGGCCCTGGCGCAGCCCTCGGGCATCACGACGGACGGCCAGTCCCTGTTCTTTGTCGACAGCGAAGGTTCAGCGGTGCGAAAAGTGAGCCGCGGATCCTCCGGACGCGTGGTCACCATTGTCGGCCCGCACGATTTCCCGCAGGGACGGAGCCTGTTTGAATTCGGCGATATCGACGGCGCCGCTGATGATGTCCGCCTGCAGCATCCGCTCGGAGTCGTTTTTCATGAAGGCGCGCTGTTCGTGGCGGACACCTACAACCACAAAATCAAGCGGGTCGATCCGAAAACCCGCGACTGTGAGACCTGGCTCGGCGCCGGCAAGCGAGGGCAGGGGCTCGACCCGGTCGAACTGTCCGAGCCGGCCGACATGTTGATCGTCGGCGACCGCATGATCGTGGCGGATACCAACAACCATCGGCTTCTGTCGGTCGACATGAAGTCGCGGCATGCTGAAGAATTCATCATCAAAGGGCTCGCCGCCCCGCCACCTCCCAAAATTGAAAGCGACGCGGACGAGGCCTCGGGGAAACCGGTCACCGACCTGGCGGAGACGACGGTCAAGTCGTCCGGCCCCCTGGAAGTCGAGGCGACATTTACGCTCCCCGAGGGCTTCAAGCTGAATACGCTCGCTCCGCAAACGGTGCGGTTGTCGTCGCCGGCCGGCCAGGGACTGGTTGCTGCAGAACACCTCGATTCGAAGCTGGAAGCGATGATTGACGGCAACGCAGTGCGCTGGACGATCCCGATTTCCGGGAGCGGTCAGGCCACGTTTGAATTGACGCTCTCTTATTCGTATTGTCGCGACGGAACGGGCGGCGTGTGCAAATTTGGCACGGCCCGCTGGCGGCTGCCAGTGCGTGCGACCGCCGAGGCCCCGGCCAGCAAGGTCTCACTCAAGGTCGATCCGTCGGCGAACTGA
- the fabG gene encoding 3-oxoacyl-[acyl-carrier-protein] reductase: MRVSGKVALVTGGSRGIGRAIVETLAREGAKVAFVYKGSQEAANALASEQTAQGREVIAIQGDVASTEDSDRIVAEVVAKWGRLDILVNNAGIIKDGLLATMERPDWQAVIDTNLTGVYNFCHAAVRQMMGQRYGRIINMSSVAAEFGNQGQVNYAASKGGIQGLTRCLATEIGRRNITVNAVAPGFIETDMTQAVRNAAESKIKDGVPLKRLGKPEDIANAVLFLASDEASYVTGVTLTVDGGLTLGGF, translated from the coding sequence ATGAGAGTTTCAGGGAAAGTTGCACTCGTCACTGGCGGCAGCCGCGGCATCGGCCGGGCCATCGTGGAGACGCTGGCCCGCGAAGGGGCTAAAGTGGCGTTCGTCTACAAGGGAAGCCAGGAGGCAGCCAATGCCCTCGCCTCCGAGCAGACCGCCCAGGGACGCGAAGTCATTGCCATTCAAGGAGATGTGGCGTCCACGGAAGACTCGGACCGCATTGTGGCCGAAGTCGTCGCGAAGTGGGGCCGCCTGGACATCCTCGTGAACAACGCCGGCATCATCAAAGACGGCCTGCTCGCCACGATGGAACGCCCGGACTGGCAGGCTGTTATCGACACAAACCTCACGGGCGTCTACAACTTCTGTCACGCAGCGGTGCGGCAGATGATGGGCCAGCGTTACGGCCGGATCATCAATATGTCGAGCGTCGCGGCGGAGTTCGGCAACCAGGGTCAGGTGAACTATGCAGCCAGCAAAGGCGGCATCCAGGGCCTGACGCGTTGCCTGGCGACCGAGATCGGGCGGCGAAATATCACAGTGAATGCTGTGGCCCCCGGATTCATTGAAACCGATATGACTCAGGCCGTCCGCAATGCAGCGGAATCGAAGATCAAGGACGGTGTTCCGCTGAAGCGGCTCGGGAAACCGGAAGACATCGCCAACGCGGTGCTGTTCCTGGCGAGCGATGAGGCGTCCTACGTCACGGGGGTGACCCTGACCGTTGATGGCGGCCTCACACTCGGCGGATTTTAA
- a CDS encoding acyl carrier protein, translating to MASQQEVFEKVRETLVDALGVDDDEVTPQATLIGDLGAESIDFLDIVFRLEKNFDIKIPRGELFPENITAADSGFVQDGAITPSGIAELRKRMPHADIDKLAANPKVENIQDLFTVDMVCKFIAGKLG from the coding sequence ATGGCGTCACAACAAGAGGTGTTTGAAAAGGTTCGTGAAACTCTCGTGGACGCCCTCGGCGTCGACGACGATGAAGTCACGCCGCAGGCCACGCTGATCGGCGACCTGGGCGCCGAATCGATCGATTTCCTCGACATCGTCTTCCGGCTCGAGAAGAACTTCGACATCAAGATCCCCCGCGGCGAACTGTTCCCCGAGAACATCACCGCCGCCGACTCGGGCTTCGTCCAGGACGGCGCGATCACGCCGTCCGGCATTGCCGAACTCCGCAAGCGCATGCCGCACGCGGACATCGACAAGCTCGCCGCGAATCCGAAGGTCGAAAACATCCAGGACCTGTTCACCGTCGACATGGTCTGCAAGTTCATCGCCGGAAAGCTTGGCTGA
- a CDS encoding LpxI family protein, protein MSDFPDILPLRPGQGRRIGLVAGWGRFPVHFAREARRQGYAVQCVGISGMASEELAEHCDRLQWIPMAQVGRAIRFLKRRRVTEAVMAGKVDKKQLFDPMRIFRLLPDWRTTAMWFRHCRRDKKDDTLLLAVIREFERDGIQFHSALDYCPELLVKHGFLTRRQPTAAQWKDIRFGWELAKEMGRLDVGQTVVVHDTAVIAIEAIEGTDECIRRAGTLCRRGGLTVVKTAKPQQDRRFDVPTIGTQTLQTMRESGARVLAIEAGMTILLDEPEVVALADKLGIAIVSLNADEIALRIAA, encoded by the coding sequence ATGTCCGACTTTCCCGACATTCTGCCTCTCCGCCCCGGCCAGGGACGTCGCATCGGCCTCGTCGCCGGCTGGGGGAGATTCCCGGTCCATTTTGCGCGGGAGGCGCGCCGCCAGGGGTATGCCGTGCAGTGTGTCGGCATCTCGGGAATGGCCAGCGAAGAACTGGCCGAACACTGTGACCGCCTGCAGTGGATTCCAATGGCCCAGGTCGGCCGCGCCATCCGCTTCCTGAAGCGCCGCAGGGTCACCGAAGCCGTGATGGCGGGCAAGGTCGACAAGAAACAACTCTTCGATCCGATGCGGATCTTTCGCCTGCTGCCGGACTGGCGGACCACGGCCATGTGGTTCCGTCACTGCCGCCGGGACAAGAAGGATGACACGCTGCTGCTGGCGGTCATCCGCGAGTTCGAGCGGGACGGCATTCAATTTCATTCCGCCCTGGACTATTGCCCGGAGCTGCTCGTGAAACATGGATTCCTGACGAGGCGCCAGCCCACGGCCGCCCAGTGGAAGGACATTCGGTTCGGCTGGGAGCTGGCCAAGGAAATGGGCCGGCTCGACGTCGGCCAGACGGTCGTCGTCCATGACACGGCTGTCATCGCCATCGAAGCCATTGAGGGAACGGATGAATGCATCCGCCGGGCTGGAACGCTCTGCCGGCGCGGGGGCCTGACGGTGGTGAAGACTGCGAAGCCGCAGCAGGACCGCCGATTCGACGTACCGACAATCGGTACGCAGACGCTTCAGACCATGCGGGAATCGGGCGCGCGTGTGCTGGCGATCGAGGCGGGCATGACCATCCTCCTGGATGAACCCGAGGTGGTGGCCCTGGCGGACAAGCTGGGAATCGCAATCGTGTCGCTGAATGCCGACGAGATCGCACTGCGGATCGCCGCCTGA
- a CDS encoding 3-hydroxyacyl-ACP dehydratase FabZ family protein: MRWFWIDRFLEFESGKSAKAIKNVTLAEEHLHDHYPGFPVMPGSLMLEGMAQTGGILLGEKSNFEHIVVLAKVPKVQFHHWVRPGDTLIYSAKLIEARDEGGLVELQAHVGEKLVAECEIIFSHLDAETAGAAADQKNFVFEFGLADILKQSHAAKAP; this comes from the coding sequence ATGCGCTGGTTCTGGATCGACCGCTTCCTGGAATTCGAGAGCGGCAAGAGCGCCAAGGCGATCAAGAACGTCACGCTCGCCGAGGAGCACCTGCACGACCACTATCCGGGGTTCCCGGTGATGCCCGGTTCGCTGATGCTCGAAGGCATGGCGCAGACGGGCGGAATCCTTCTCGGCGAGAAGTCGAATTTCGAGCACATCGTCGTGCTCGCGAAAGTGCCAAAGGTCCAGTTTCATCACTGGGTTCGCCCGGGCGACACGCTCATCTATTCCGCGAAGCTGATCGAAGCGCGCGATGAAGGAGGCCTTGTCGAACTGCAGGCCCACGTCGGCGAGAAGCTCGTTGCCGAATGCGAGATCATCTTCTCGCACCTCGATGCCGAGACTGCAGGAGCGGCCGCCGATCAGAAGAACTTCGTCTTTGAGTTCG
- the lpxD gene encoding UDP-3-O-(3-hydroxymyristoyl)glucosamine N-acyltransferase — protein MAFTVEQLAQQLGCAVLGDPTRRLVDVRPLSEAGDEHVTFVGDRKQLGKASQSSAGAIVVPRKLGDSLDASRTWLVADDAQAVFIRAMLLFRPLKPRATTGISPGAHVSSTAQIGRDVNILPGAYVGEHAVLGDRCDIGPGAVVGDGCRLEEEVIVHANAVLYHDISIGARSIIHSGAVIGADGFGYRFADGRYERIPHTGTVVIESDVEIGACTTIDRAMVGETRIGEGTKLDNLIMIGHNCRLGKHNAFASQVGLAGSVTSGDYVRCAGQVGIADHLHLGTGSTLGAKAGVMNDIPDGSHQIGVPCQPEKDTFRMLLNVSKLPDILQQLKTLTKQVAELQRQQASGEHAEQPSAA, from the coding sequence ATGGCGTTCACGGTTGAACAACTCGCCCAGCAACTCGGATGCGCCGTTCTCGGCGATCCGACGCGTCGACTCGTTGACGTGCGCCCACTCAGCGAGGCCGGGGACGAGCATGTCACCTTCGTCGGCGACCGCAAGCAGCTCGGCAAGGCATCCCAATCGAGCGCTGGGGCCATTGTCGTTCCCCGAAAGCTGGGCGATTCGCTGGACGCCTCGCGAACCTGGCTTGTCGCTGACGATGCCCAGGCGGTTTTCATTCGGGCCATGCTTTTGTTTCGGCCCCTCAAGCCGAGAGCGACGACGGGCATTTCGCCAGGAGCCCATGTCTCCTCGACCGCTCAAATCGGCCGTGACGTGAATATTCTTCCGGGCGCTTACGTCGGTGAGCATGCCGTCCTGGGCGACCGGTGCGACATCGGTCCCGGCGCAGTTGTTGGCGACGGTTGCCGACTCGAAGAAGAGGTCATCGTGCACGCCAACGCCGTCCTCTATCACGACATCTCAATCGGCGCCCGTTCGATCATTCATTCAGGAGCGGTGATCGGAGCCGACGGGTTTGGCTATCGTTTCGCCGACGGACGCTACGAGCGGATTCCGCACACCGGCACGGTCGTCATCGAAAGCGATGTCGAAATCGGCGCGTGCACCACGATCGACCGGGCGATGGTCGGGGAGACGCGCATCGGCGAGGGAACGAAGCTCGATAACCTGATCATGATCGGGCACAACTGCCGCCTCGGGAAACACAACGCCTTTGCCTCACAGGTCGGCCTGGCCGGATCGGTCACCTCAGGCGACTACGTGCGGTGCGCCGGGCAGGTCGGCATTGCCGACCATCTGCACCTGGGAACCGGGTCGACGCTCGGCGCCAAGGCGGGCGTCATGAACGACATCCCGGACGGCTCGCACCAGATCGGCGTTCCGTGCCAGCCCGAGAAAGACACCTTCCGCATGCTGCTGAACGTCAGCAAGCTGCCGGACATCCTCCAGCAACTCAAAACCCTCACGAAGCAGGTCGCCGAACTGCAGCGACAGCAGGCTTCGGGAGAACATGCGGAGCAGCCCAGCGCGGCTTAA